The Tautonia plasticadhaerens nucleotide sequence GGCGGCCAGCTCGTTGAAGTCGAGCACGGCGCGGGCGACGGGGGACCCCTCATACTCGAAGAGGCCCTCGGTGAAGACGAACCCCTCGGGCTGGAGCGCCAGGTCGAAGGTGCCGATCAGGTTGTCGTCGGGGTCGTACAGCTCGACGATGACCCCCGGGTCGACGGGGATGGTGGTCGAGAGGACCAGGCCGAAGGAGAGGAAGCTGGAGGGCTCCTCGAAGTCCATCGTCAGGATGCCCGCGGCGTTGCCCTCGAGCGACGGGTCGCTGACGTAGCGGGTCTGGCCGGGGCCGAAGGCGCCGAGGAAGGCGTCGGAGGAGTCCTCGCCGAAGAGCTTGAAGTCGAAGGTCACGCCCTCGACGGTCTGGCCGTCGGCCGGGACGAAGCCCACCTCGTCCATGGTGATCACGGTGCTGGCCACGGCGCCGCCGGTCTCCCCCAGGGCATATCGCCGGCCGCCGACGACCCGGCCGTGCAGCGGGTGGGCGTCGTCGAGGCCCTGGTCGCCCTCCCCCTCGAAGGTGGCGTTGCGGGTGGCGACGAGCGTGTACTCGCCGGAACCCCGGACCCGGGCGTAGTAGGTGCCCGGGGCGGTGGCGAGGTACTCGGTGATCGCGTCGTCGAGGTTGCCGGCCAGGTCGTGGCCGGCGGCGATCGGGTTGCCGGCCGGGTCGAGCAGGGTCAGCTCGACGTCGCCGACGCCGGAGACGGTCGTGGAGAGCGAGAGCGTCTCGTAGGCGGCCAGCTCGATGGCGAAGACGTCGACGTCGGCCTCGCTCGGCCGGACCAGCGCGCTGCGGCCCTCGCCGATGAAGGCGTTCGGGCCGTCGAAGTTGGAGAGCAGCACCCGGTCGGGCCCCTGGAAGCCGGCGGCCTTGACGCCGGCCGTGCCGAAGGCGAACTCGAAGGAGTCCTGGAGGTAGTTGAACTCGATCGAGCCGTCGGCCTCGTGGAGGACGGCCTGGAAGGTCAACGGGGGGAAGAAGCCGCCCGGATAGTACTCCACGTCGTCCCACTGGATGACCAGCCGCTGGTCGTCGCCGCTACCGAGCACCTCCCAGTAGACGCCGGCCGAGGCGGGCACCACCAGGTCGCTCCAGTACGGCGCGATGGCCGCCTGGTCCGGGGAGAACGTCAGGTCGGAGCCGGAGAAGTTGAAGTCCGTGTTCGGCGAGCCGAAGGTGATCAGGCCGTTGTCGCTGTAGAACAGCGAGGTGTGGGTGGAGCCGAAGAAGTCGAACGCGAAGCCGTCGAGGTCGGACTCCGCCAGGTTGACGGCGACGTCGTCCGTCCCGGACAACGTCCGGGTGCCGGTGTCGCTGATGTCCTGGAATTCGAAGCTCTCCACCGACGCCTGGTAGCCTTCCAGGTTCACCCGGCCGCCGACCGCGGCCCGCTCGGGGCGGGCGACGGACGGCGGGCCGGCGACGGCGTCCAGCGGGATGAACGCCCCTTCGATCGCCTGGGCCGAGCCGGTCGAGCCGTTGCCGGGGCCGCCGAACCGCTCGGGCTCGAGGGCGGCGTTGAGCACGACCCGGAGGTCGTAGCCGCCGGTCGTCCCGCCGACTTGGGAGACGACGATCGAGTAGTCCTGCGGGGCGCCGTCACCGGTGATCACGCCGGGCAGCGGGGTCGCGCCGATGACGGCCGTCTCGCCCGGTGCGGCGGTCGTCGCGGAGGCGATCGGGTTGCCGGATCCGTCGAGCAGGGCGATCTCGAGCCGGACGGGGCCGTCCGGGTCGGCGACGACGGCGATCGTCTGGCCGGGGTCGAGGGACAGGGTGAAGGTGTCGGCGTCCCCCGCCGTGCCGAGGAGCCCCGACACCGTCGCGTCGTGGGCCAGGCTCCCCAGGGGCAGCGAGGGGGAGAGGTCGGCGGGGAACGGGACGACGCCGAAGTCCAGCTCGTAGCTGCCCGTGAACAGGACGTTCGGGTTGCCGGCGTCGTCGGTCAGGCGGCCGGGGGGGAGGGTCAGCGTGAGGGTGCCCTCGACGTCGAGGCCGTCGATGGTGGCCTCCAGCGTATCGTCGTCGACCGGGGTCAGGGCGGTGACGATCCCGATGCTGGTGAGCAGGTCGCTCGGGTCGACGCTGGCGGGGTCGACCTCCTCGTTGAAGTCGAGCAGGATGCGGGTCAGCGGCAGCTCGACGGACGACCCGGCCGGGGGCGTGGTGGCGACGACCGCCAGCGGGATCGCGTCGTAGCGGAACGTTGCGGCGAAGGGGAGCAGCGGGTCGCCGTCGGCGAGCTGCAGGACCGCCCCCTCGGCCATCGCCATCGCCTGGACGCCCTCGGCGGTGACGGGGCTGGTCGCGTAGGAGAAGGTCAGGGTCCTCTCGTCGGTCTGCGCCACCGAGTCGGCCGGGATGCCGTTGACCGTCAGGTCGGCGGCGTCGACCGTCGCCGGGTCGTACGGGAACGAGAAGTCGATGACGAACTCCGTCGGCGGCGTCGTCACGGTCTCGCCGTCGGCCGGGACGCTGCCGACGACGGCCATGGCGTCCAGCTCGATCAGGGTGTTCCTCGCGTTGACCCGGCCCCCGGTGGCGACCAGGCCGTCGAGCGAGGCGAGCGGCTCCACCCCGGCGAGGATCGCGTCCCGGATCGTGGCGTAGTCGGCCGAGGGGAGCAGGCTGTAGCCCAGGGCGGCGATGCCCGAGACGACCGGCGTGGCCATCGACGTGCCGTCGATGGCGCCGTAGCCCGACGGGTTGCCGATGATGACGCCGTTGGGGTCCATCGTGCTGAGGATGGCCGAGCCGGGGGCCGCGACGTCGACGGTCGTCACGCCGAGGTTCGAGAAGACGGACAGCTGGTCGTTGTGGTCGGTCGAGGCGACCGAGATGATGTTCGGCGCGTCGTAGCTGGCCGGATAGAAGGGGAAGACGTCGTTGTCGGTGCCGAAGCCGTTGCCGGCGGCGGCGATGAAGAGCTGGTCGTTGGCCTCGGCCTCGTTGATGACGTCCAGCAGGGCCTGGGAGAACGGCCCGCCGCCCCAGCTGTTGTTGGTCAGCGGCATGTTGACGCCGAAGTCCCGCTTCATCATCACCGTGTAGGCGACCGCCTCCAGGATCGCCGCGTCGGTGGTCGAGCCGAAGTCGTCGAAGATCCGGACGCCCATGAGCTGGACGTCCCAGGCGACGCCGGAGACGCCGATGCCGTTGTCCCCCTGGGCGCCGGCGATCCCCGAGACGTGGGTGCCGTGCCCGTGGGCGTCGTCGGGGTTGCCGTCGCCCTGGATGAAGTCGTAGCCGTGGACGTCGTCGACGTAGCCGTTGCCGTCGTTGTCGAGGCCGTCGCCGGGGGTCTCGCCGGGGTTGGTCCAGAGGTTGGGGATCAGGTCGGGGTGGTCGACGTCGATGCCCGAGTCGATGATGCCGACGACCACGGAGGAGTTGCCCGTGGTGATGTCCCAGGCCTCGGTCGTGTCGACGTCGGCGTCGACCGTGCCGCCGGTCTGGCCGGTGTTGTCGTGGTGGTACTGGTCGGGATAGAGGGGGTCGTCGGGCGCGGCCGCCAGGTGGCGGTCGACGAAGTTCGGCACGATGTAGCGGAAGCCGGGGACGCTCGAGAGCGTCGCGTTCAGGAAGTCGAAGCTCACGTCGCCGGGGGTCCGGAGGTGGACCATCCCGTCGACCCCGAGCTGCCGGGAGACCCGGGCGGCCAGGCCGTTGAGCGACTGGCCGATCAGCTCGACCTGCTGGTCCCGCAGCGACGCCCCGGTGTCGAACCGGGCGATCCAGCCCCCCTGTTCCTGCCAGGTCGGGGTCCCGTGCCAGGTGATCGGCACGACGTGCTCGACCGAGTCGGGCGCCCGGGGCGTCCCCCCCGGGTCGACCTCCCTCGGGACGAGGGCCTTCGTCGCCCCGTCGACGGCCCCCCGCTCGGCCGGGGCGGCCGGATCGGGCCGGGGGCCGGCGTCCGGGCCGAGGCCGGCGACGCTCGCCCAGGAGCCCAGCGGGTCGGCGGCCGTCAGGCTCAGCAGCCGGCGATCCTCCAGCGACTCGACGCGGGGAGAGACCAGGTGGGCCTTCGGCTGGTGGCGGGACTGGTCGCGTCGACGGGGCGGCATGGCAGTCATCGGAAGTCCTTTCTGGCGATGAATCTCGACCTACACCGACGATCCGGTTCGGCAGACCTTCGGGCCCGCCCCGGGCATGGCCGGTCGGCCACCGGGATTCCCCGGAGGCGCTCGAGAGGCGGGCGGATCTCAGATCAGGGGCCGGAGGGCCTGGGCGCAGCGGGGGCGATCCGTGCCGTCGCCGGATCGCCCGGCCTGGCCACGGTCCTCCCCGTTTTTCATCCGGGAGCGTTACTTAATCCCGTCGGACCCTCCTCGCCACCGAGCGAGGGGTCGGGCCGTCCCCGGGAACGTACAAAAATCGTCCTCTACGGCACGCGATGAATATCAACGTGGCGCTCGATCCCTTGCAAGGAAAAAACGGCAGGGGCCGAGAAAAATGGCGACCCGGTCCCCGCCGAGGCGGGGCCCCCATGCCCCGGGATCGGCGCGGGGCGGCCCCTCAGCTCGGCCCATCCATGACTTGCGGATCGGTCGATCACGCCTGAACGGGACGGAACGGGCCCGATCACCTCCGCCTTCGGGTCGGGGCTTGAATAAAATAAACAACGCGAACTCTCCGTCCCGGGAATTCTGTTCGTGGAATCGGGGGGCCGCATTGATAGAGTGACGCGACCCTCGGTTGCGTGGGAGTGCCACCGTGCCGGGCGGTCGAGTGCCAGTACATTGGGGAGTGATCTCGATGCGTCGATCTCATGCTGTTGCCGTCCTGGCCTCCTGGGCCGCCCTGGCCCCGCTGGTCGGGCCGATCGATCGGGCGGGGGCCGAACTGGTCAACCCGGGCTTCGAGGCGGGCCTCGACGGGTACTCGGTCGAGGGATCGGACACGGTGACGACCGACCCGACGACCCCGCCGCCGACCTCTGGCGCCGTCGCCGGGATGGCGTCGACCGAGCCGATCCTCTTCGGCAGCGGGGGGCCGGAGACCGACGTCCTGCCGACCCAGGGGGACCTGTTCGCCCTGCTGACGACGGACGGGGTCACCGCGACCAAGCTGTCGCAGACCTTCGCGCTGCCCGCCGTGGGCCCGATCACGACGCTGGACTTCGACTTCCGCTTCATGACCGATGACATCGACTCCGGGCCCGACCTGAACGACGCGTTCCTCGCGACGCTGGCCGACGAGTCGGGGGCGGTCCTGGGCAGCTTCGGCTTCACCCGGGACGACCTCCAGCCGGGCGGGTCGGGCGGCCTGACGCCGCTGGCCATCCTCGGCGTGGGCGGCTACACCGCCGGCACCGACTGGCTGGTCGGATCGATCGACGTCTCCGCCTTCCTGGGGCAGACCGTGACGCTGTCCTTCACGGTCTTCGACGTCGGCGATGAGGGCGTCGTCTCGGCGGTCGCCCTGGACAACCTCCGGTTCGGGGTCATCCCCGAGCCCTCCAGCTTCGTGCTGGCTTTGGGCGGCGCCGTCGCCGTCCTGGCCCTCGGCCTGAGGCGTCGCGGCCCGGCTCGGGCCGATCGACCGGCCTGCTGAGCGTCGCGACCACGTCGTCGCACGTCCGCACCGTCCTGGGAATCGGGCCGCCGATCCCGGGGAGATCGACGTTCGCTCGGGGGCGGCCGGGCGGCCGATCGACGGCAGTCGGCCCTCCGGGAGGGGGGGACGATCGGGAGGGGGGGCCGCCCTGCCCTCCACCCCGCCGACGGGGTACCGGGGGGGGCGAGGGCCCGGTGACGGTTGACGGCCGGGTCGGAGGAACGAGCCCCCCCTCCGACCCGGCCCGGCGGGCCGGGGTTACCGGGAGAAGCGGAGCCCCGCATCCCCGGCAGGGCCCCCCGCGATCGTGAACGTCATGTGATCGGCATCGGCCCAGCTCACGCGCCCGACCAGCACGGGGCCGTCGTCCTGCGCCAGGGTGAGCAACCCGTCGCCGAAGGTCGACTTGCCGGCGAACCGGCTCGACGTCCCGCCCTTCGAGGCGTCCCAGGTGAAGGTCCCGTCCGGCTGGATCGCGAGCGAGATCGCCGTGCCGGGATCGGGATCGGCCGTCCAGGTGCCGGCGATCGTCGCCCCCTGGGGCGGATTCTGGTCGGCCGGCGCGGGAGAGGGGGACTCCGTCGCGGGCGCCGGGGAGGAGTCCGGACCGGTCCTCTGCGGGGAGAGCTGCGCCAGCAGCTTCGCCGAGAGGCTGTCGTCGGGCTTCAACGCGACGACGGCCTTGAGCACCCCGACGGCGGAATCGGTGTGCCCCTGGGTCAGATAGTGATAGGCCAGCACGAACAGGTCGGCGGCCGACTGGGGGTTCGCCTTGCAGGCGGCCTCCAGGGCCCGCAGCTGGCTCGTGTAGGTCGAGGCGTCGGGGTAGAGGCCGATCAGGGTCGACCAGTCCCAGCCCGGCCCCACCGAGAGCACCGCGTAGAGGACCGCGGCCGCCTCGTCGTACCGGCCGAGGGCGAACAGGCAGAGCGCCCGGAACTGGTGGAGGGCGGTGTCGTCCGGCGTCTGGGCCAGCGCCGCGTCGGCCTGCTTCAGGGCGTCGTCGTAACCGCCCTGGGCGAACGCGGCCCGGGCGGCGTCGAAGGTGGCGACGGCCTGGGAGGTGGCGTCCCCCTCGGTCGGGGGGGTGGAGGTGTCGATCGGTTGGGCGTAGTCGTAGGGCACCTCGGCCACGGTCTCCACGACGTACGGGTTGACGTAGGGCCAGTAGCCCATGGAGTAGAGCATCGAGCCGTATCCCCAGTCCGCCAGGCCCCAGCCGAGGCCGATGCCCGCCCCGAGGCCCCAGGCGGCCCCTCGCCAGCCCCAGGCGGCGTCCTCGTGGCCGTTCCAGTAGCCGTGGACCCAGCCGGCGTGGTACGCGCCATACGGGTTGAACCCGTACGGGCGGGCCGCCGAGGCGCCGAAGGCCCGGTAGCCCCCCGCGGCCACTCCCCGGGGCCCGACCGCGATCCCCCCCCGCTCCCCGGCGGCGGCGAACCCGCCGGGGCCCCGGGCCGCGACTTCCCGGGAGCCGGCGACGGCCGTGCCCCTCGGGCCCGAGGCGACCCCCAAGTCCTCCCGGCCGCCGATGGCGTTGCCTCTCGGCCCGACCGCCCCGGCGGCCCGGCCGACGTCGGTGAAGGTCCTCCCGCCCGGGGTGGTCGCCTGGATCCCGCCGATGCCCCGGCCGGCTGCCGCCCCGCCGGGCCCCACGGCGCCCCGGCCCGCGGCGCCGTAGTCGATCGATCCTCCCCTGGGGCCGGTGTAGGAGCCCGTCTCGAAGCCTGACCCGTAGCCCCCGCCGAGCGGGCCGCGCCCGACGCTGCCGCCCCCGGCGGCCATCCCCCCCGCGTACGAGTTGTAGCCTCGGAAGGCGCCGCCGCCGGCCCGGTTGAAGGTCCCGGGCGAACTGAATGACGGCACCCGCCCGATCGACGCGCCGCCGATCCCGCCCGGCATTCCGCCGCCGCGGAACCCGCCGACGCCGGGGCCCATGCCGCCGTACCCGCCTCGCATGCCGCCGTACCCGCCGGGCCTCATGCCGCCGTACCCGCCTCGCATCCCGCCGCCCGCCATCCCGCCCCGGAAGCCGCCGCCCCCGCGGAAGCCGTGGGCGAAGGCCTCCCCGGAGGCGAGGGTCAGGGCGAGGGCGGCCGTCACCAGTCGCGTCACCTGGGCGCGTCTCATCGTGGGTTCCTCTCCGAATTCGGGGCGGTCGGGCTGTTCGTCGGCGCCGAGGGGGACGGGTCGGGTCGGGGATCGTCTCCCAGGCCCGGCCTGGGGGGCACCCGGGTGAGCACCGATCGCTCCTCCCCCGGCACCTCCTCCCCGTCGATTTCGAGGTCGAACCGGGTCCACCGCACCTGGTCGGGGCCGAGCCGTTCCAGGATCCGGGTCGACGAGGCGGCCAGGCCCTCGGGGCGTACGCCGCGCTCGGAGACGACCCAGAGGTCGCCGTCCCGGGCCCAGCTCCCCTCGCCGAAGCCGCCCTCGGTATCGAATTCCCACGAGCGGAAGGTGCCGGCGATCGGATCCCAGGCGATCCGCTGGGAGACGCCGAGGACGACCTCGCCGGCCCTCTTGAGGGAGAAGTCTCGCAGCAGGTAGTGGCCGTCCGGTGACCATCGGCACTCGACCCGGGCCTCGGACTCGGGCCCCTCATCGACCCATTCGCCGACCATCCACTCCAGCTCCCGGAGCCGATCTCCGGGGGCGACCAGGGGGTCGACCTCCTCCCGGACGCTGGCCAGGAGCCATCGGCCGTCTCGCTTGACGAACAGGGCCGTGTAGAGGTGCGACACCGGAGGCCCCTCGGCCGGGGAGACGACGGAACGCCCCTCCTCCTTGGCCACCTCGGGGCTCAGCATCCGGGTCTCCTCGGGGCTCAGTTCGAGCCGGGCCCCGGGATCCGACTCGAACAGGTCGGCGTAGCGTTGCTCGACGAGTGATCGCCCGCGATACCGGGCGCCGTCGGCCTCGAAGACCTCGGCGTCCTCGGCGTACATCGAGGCCAGGGCCGGGGCGTCTCCCCGGTCGTAGGCCTCGACGAACGCCTCGTTGAACGCCCTGAGGGCCTGTTCCTCCCCGGAAGCGGCCTCGGTCTCCGGGACTCCCCCGGGCTGGTCTTGCCCGGGGCTTGCTCCTGCTGTACCCCAGGCGATTCCCAGCAGGATGGGGACGACCGGCACGAGTCGTGGCCGGGACGGTACGGAGAGCGCCATCGGCGAGGGTCCTCCCGGGGACGGGGACGGGGACGGGGACGTGGACCGGCCCGGATTGCCCCCCCTCGGGGCTCCGGGCCTTGGTCCGACGATCGGGCCGAGAATCCTAGGTCGACATTCGGGTTTCCGGGCGATCGCCGGCGCGGACACGAGAGGGCTTGGCGGCCCGCTACGGTTGCGCCTGGGCCGGCGAGCCCTGCTGGGGATCGGGCAGTCGGACCAGGGAGAACTGCTGCTGCTGGCCGTCGGCGGTGTGGACCAGCATCGTCGCCTGGTCGCCGGTGAGGTTGACCAGGCCGGCCTCGAACACGGGAGTCGGCTGGTCGGCGACGGTCCAGGCGGCCCGCTGGGATTGCGGGTCGACCGAGCCGGCGATCGGGAAGGTCTGATTCGCCTGGACGTTGTGATAATTGCCGCGGAGCATCCCCTGGCTGTCGACCGCCAGTTCGAAGAACTCGTTGGGCTGGGCCTGATCGCCCTGGAGCATGGCGAACACGCCGATCGGCTGCCACTGGGCATCCGCGGCGGGGTCGCCGCCGCCGGCGGCGGCGATCTGCGACGCCTGGGCCGCATAGTCTTGAGGCGTGCCGGCGGGGTCGCCGTTGACGTAGACGGCGTCGGGCTGGGCGACGACGTTGCCGCCGTAGTCGTACGGGGCGGGCTGCCCCGTCACGCCGAGCATCGAGGCGAGGGCGCCGTAGCCCGGGTTCGCGTAGAGTGAATCGGCCACCAGGTTCGACGGCCTCCAGGCCCCCGGATATCCGGCATACATCTCGGGGGTGAAGGCCGGATAGGCATGCGCCCCGGCGACCACGGTATTCCGCT carries:
- a CDS encoding YybH family protein, encoding MALSVPSRPRLVPVVPILLGIAWGTAGASPGQDQPGGVPETEAASGEEQALRAFNEAFVEAYDRGDAPALASMYAEDAEVFEADGARYRGRSLVEQRYADLFESDPGARLELSPEETRMLSPEVAKEEGRSVVSPAEGPPVSHLYTALFVKRDGRWLLASVREEVDPLVAPGDRLRELEWMVGEWVDEGPESEARVECRWSPDGHYLLRDFSLKRAGEVVLGVSQRIAWDPIAGTFRSWEFDTEGGFGEGSWARDGDLWVVSERGVRPEGLAASSTRILERLGPDQVRWTRFDLEIDGEEVPGEERSVLTRVPPRPGLGDDPRPDPSPSAPTNSPTAPNSERNPR
- a CDS encoding tetratricopeptide repeat protein, which codes for MRRAQVTRLVTAALALTLASGEAFAHGFRGGGGFRGGMAGGGMRGGYGGMRPGGYGGMRGGYGGMGPGVGGFRGGGMPGGIGGASIGRVPSFSSPGTFNRAGGGAFRGYNSYAGGMAAGGGSVGRGPLGGGYGSGFETGSYTGPRGGSIDYGAAGRGAVGPGGAAAGRGIGGIQATTPGGRTFTDVGRAAGAVGPRGNAIGGREDLGVASGPRGTAVAGSREVAARGPGGFAAAGERGGIAVGPRGVAAGGYRAFGASAARPYGFNPYGAYHAGWVHGYWNGHEDAAWGWRGAAWGLGAGIGLGWGLADWGYGSMLYSMGYWPYVNPYVVETVAEVPYDYAQPIDTSTPPTEGDATSQAVATFDAARAAFAQGGYDDALKQADAALAQTPDDTALHQFRALCLFALGRYDEAAAVLYAVLSVGPGWDWSTLIGLYPDASTYTSQLRALEAACKANPQSAADLFVLAYHYLTQGHTDSAVGVLKAVVALKPDDSLSAKLLAQLSPQRTGPDSSPAPATESPSPAPADQNPPQGATIAGTWTADPDPGTAISLAIQPDGTFTWDASKGGTSSRFAGKSTFGDGLLTLAQDDGPVLVGRVSWADADHMTFTIAGGPAGDAGLRFSR